One region of Primulina tabacum isolate GXHZ01 chromosome 17, ASM2559414v2, whole genome shotgun sequence genomic DNA includes:
- the LOC142531773 gene encoding protein FLX-like 3, whose translation MAGRNRARESFDHRRGYPPEGPIVRVPLARPVPPHPALLEEELEIQHVELRRLLGENRRLFEDRISLERELTAAKEEVRRMNLAIADIHTEQDLQSRELTERSMKLKADLRATEPLKSEAAQLRAEVQRLSTIKQDLSAKVHSLSQELAKLQRDNRHIPVLRTEIDGLHQELLRAKNAIDYEKNANIELREQRQAMEKNMVTMARDVEKLRSELANSGARSWSSGGPFGMMEFGNPSSSFPAPYENEYGIHQGAINKVGPYGSGSASWGGLEKPRMTRR comes from the exons ATGGCAGGAAGAAATCGTGCTCGTGAATCATTCGATCACAGGCGTGGATATCCCCCAGAAGGACCTATTGTTCGAGTACCTTTGGCCCGTCCAGTTCCTCCTCATCCTGCTCTGTTAGAGGAAGAACTTGAAATCCAACATGTTGAGCTTCGCAGACTTCTGGGTGAAAACCGTAGACTTTTTGAGGATCGAATTTCTTTAGAACGAGAGTTAACTGCTGCTAAGGAAGAGGTCCGCCGCATGAATCTTGCCATTGCTGATATTCACACTGAACAAGACCTGCAATCTAGGGAGCTTACGGAAAGGAGTATGAAGCTGAAGGCCGATCTTCGTGCAACCGAGCCTCTAAAAAGTGAAGCAGCACAACTTCGAGCTGAAGTTCAGAGACTGAGCACCATTAAGCAAGATTTGTCTGCGAAGGTTCATTCTCTCTCTCAAGAACTCGCAAAGCTGCAACGTGATAACCGTCACATTCCTGTTTTGAGGACTGAGATCGATGGACTGCATCAGGAACTGTTGCGCGCTAA AAATGCCATTGATTACGAAAAGAATGCAAACATTGAGCTGAGAGAACAGAGACAGGCAATGGAAAAGAACATGGTCACAATGGCACGTGATGTTGAAAAGCTTCGTTCTGAGCTGGCAAATTCTGGTGCTAGATCTTGGAGTTCAG GTGGACCGTTTGGAATGATGGAGTTCGGCAATCCCAGTTCTAGCTTTCCTGCTCCTTACGAAAATGAATATGGGATTCATCAG GGTGCTATAAATAAGGTTGGTCCATATGGATCAGGTTCTGCTTCCTGGGGTGGCCTTGAAAAACCGCGGATGACTCGACGTTGA
- the LOC142531772 gene encoding phospholipase D alpha 4: protein MEHKHAFFHGTLEVTIFRATVNKPSLPFKCISASGKPTYVSIKVDNQTMAKTTQERDRVWNQTFQILCAHQLNTTITITMKRKRSVLGKIDIQANKLLHEQSSINGYFPLSKASGKPNKKLKLQFIVRFKQAESAKNWDTVLYKGIKNAAFPLRSNCSVKLYQDAHHRPTFQPPFNLCEKPRNLWEDIYISIDGAKHLIYIAGWSLNPKMTLVRDPQTDIPHARGVKLGELLKRKAEEGVAVRIMLWDDETSLPVIKNKGIMGTQDEDALAYFKHTKVICKLCPRLHNKFPTAFAHHQKTITVDIRVLPSSRNREITSFLGGFDLCDGRYDTEEHSLFRTLNTESHSYDFYQTSLPGANLHKGGPREPWHDTHACVTGQAARDILTNFEQRWTKQCDHNLLVQLSSVPELSQQPNSITSSPQRNWNVQVFRSIDHLSAYPSTENVTTERSIHEAYVEAIRCAERFIYVENQYFMGGCHLWDTNKHCGCRNLIPVEIALKVASKIKARERFAVYVVIPMWPEGAADSETVQDILHWTRETMKMMYGILGEAIQKFGGQEHPRDYLNFFCLANKEKEVKGEFVPPYSPHQGTQYWNAQKHRRFMVYVHSKIMIVDDTYLLIGSANINQRSMDGQRDTEIAIGCYHSRSEESNSDNKNILSFRMSLWYEHTGKAHEVFREPQSLKCVQSIRLVGDDMWESYSRDEIQDMGGVHLVSYPVNVTKEGRVEDLAEGEGCFPDTKTPVRGKRSRVLSSIFTT, encoded by the exons ATGGAACACAAGCACGCATTCTTTCATGGAACGCTTGAAGTAACAATCTTTCGCGCCACCGTGAACAAACCATCCCTCCCATTCAAG TGCATATCTGCGAGTGGAAAGCCTACCTATGTGTCAATCAAAGTAGACAATCAAACAATGGCGAAAACTACGCAAGAACGAGACCGTGTTTGGAACCAAACCTTTCAAATCCTTTGCGCCCATCAACTAAATACAACCATTACAATTACCATGAAAAGAAAACGTTCCGTCTTGGGAAAAATCGACATCCAAGCTAACAAGCTTTTACATGAACAAAGTTCAATCAATGGCTATTTCCCACTCTCCAAAGCAAGTGGAAAACCAAACAAGAAGCTCAAGTTACAGTTTATTGTACGGTTTAAACAAGCAGAAAGTGCAAAAAATTGGGACACAGTGTTGTACAAAGGGATTAAGAATGCTGCATTTCCCTTGAGGTCGAACTGCAGTGTCAAATTGTATCAAGATGCTCATCATCGTCCCACGTTTCAACCGCCGTTTAATCTTTGTGAGAAGCCAAGAAATTTGTGGGAAGATATTTATATTTCTATTGATGGTGCAAAgcatttgatttatattgcaGGATGGTCATTAAATCCTAAAATGACCCTA GTGCGAGACCCTCAAACAGACATCCCTCATGCACGAGGGGTGAAGCTCGGTGAATTATTGAAGCGAAAAGCAGAAGAAGGCGTGGCGGTGAGAATCATGCTTTGGGATGATGAAACGTCCCTGCCAGTCATTAAGAATAAAGGGATCATGGGAACTCAAGATGAAGATGCATTAGCCTATTTCAAGCACACTAAAGTGATATGCAAACTGTGCCCTAGACTGCACAACAAATTCCCAACAGCCTTTGCCCATCATCAGAAGACGATAACAGTGGATATTCGGGTTCTTCCCTCTTCAAGAAATCGAGAAATCACAAGCTTTCTTGGTGGTTTCGATCTCTGTGATGGAAGGTATGACACAGAAGAACATTCACTTTTTCGAACACTTAACACAGAATCCCATAGCTACGATTTCTACCAAACCAGTCTACCAGGGGCGAATCTGCATAAAGGAGGGCCAAGAGAGCCATGGCATGATACGCATGCCTGCGTCACTGGCCAAGCTGCACGAGACATTTTAACCAATTTCGAGCAAAGATGGACTAAACAATGTGATCACAACTTACTAGTTCAACTCAGTTCCGTTCCAGAATTATCTCAGCAGCCTAATTCCATAACCAGTTCTCCTCAAAGAAATTGGAATGTCCAAGTTTTTCGGTCAATTGACCATCTTTCCGCTTACCCTTCGACTGAAAACGTTACCACTGAACGAAGCATCCACGAAGCTTATGTCGAGGCAATCAGGTGTGCGGAAAGGTTTATATACGTCGAGAATCAGTATTTCATGGGAGGTTGTCATCTTTGGGATACGAACAAGCATTGCGGATGTAGGAACTTGATTCCTGTTGAGATTGCACTAAAAGTAGCAAGCAAAATCAAGGCAAGGGAACGGTTTGCGGTGTATGTGGTGATACCAATGTGGCCTGAAGGAGCAGCAGATAGTGAAACGGTGCAAGACATACTGCACTGGACGAGGGAAACAATGAAAATGATGTATGGAATTCTAGGAGAAGCGATTCAAAAATTTGGTGGGCAAGAACATCCAAGGGATTACTTGAATTTCTTCTGCCTGGCTAATAAGGAAAAGGAGGTAAAAGGAGAGTTCGTTCCTCCATACTCACCTCATCAAGGAACACAGTACTGGAATGCACAGAAACATAGAAGGTTCATGGTTTATGTGCACTCCAAGATCATGATAG TGGACGATACTTACTTGCTAATTGGTTCTGCAAACATCAACCAAAGATCGATGGATGGACAACGAGATACCGAGATTGCGATAGGATGCTATCATTCAAGAAGTGAGGAAAGCAATTCAGACAACAAGAACATTCTTTCATTTCGTATGTCACTATGGTATGAACATACCGGAAAAGCTCATGAAGTTTTCCGAGAGCCTCAAAGTTTGAAGTGTGTGCAAAGTATTCGACTGGTGGGAGATGATATGTGGGAAAGTTACAGTCGGGACGAGATACAAGATATGGGAGGTGTCCATTTAGTGAGTTATCCTGTCAATGTAACCAAAGAAGGTCGCGTTGAGGACTTAGCAGAGGGTGAGGGCTGTTTTCCAGACACCAAAACACCGGTGAGAGGGAAGAGATCCAGGGTTTTGTCATCCATATTTACTACATAG
- the LOC142532029 gene encoding polyadenylate-binding protein 2 isoform X2 produces the protein MALPPPYEPYYLAPPPQEYGYVSKDRDGISTLFVSGLPEDVKAREIHNLFRRRPGFDYCQLKYTGRGNQAVAFATFVNHQSAMAALHSLNGVKFDPQTGSTLHIELARSNSTRKIKPGSGPYVVIDRRKTSGTHARESSNDYGESDSDDPTTNDSGNLHGSAVENSTEKAAEDNDSFAPRNDQEKTPDGACSTLFIANLGPNSTDAELKQVLSQYPGFNGLKVRTRGGMPVAFADFEKVEQATEAMNAIQGSSLPSSDRGGMHIEYARSKMRKP, from the exons ATGGCACTTCCGCCGCCATATGAACCGTACTACTTGGCACCTCCTCCGCAGGAATATGGATATGTATCCAAGGACAGAGATGGAATCAGCACGCTTTTTGTCTCCGGTCTTCCCGAGGACGTGAAGGCCCGTGAGATTCACAATCTCTTCCGTCGACGTCCTGGGTTTGATTATTGCCAGCTCAAATACACTGGCCGCGGTAATCAG GCTGTGGCTTTTGCCACCTTTGTGAATCATCAATCAGCAATGGCAGCTTTGCATTCTCTAAAT GGTGTAAAATTTGATCCTCAAACTGGTTCAACTTTGCACATCGAATTGGCAAGATCAAATTCCACTAGAAAAATTAAACCAG GAAGTGGTCCATACGTGGTTATCGACAGAAGGAAAACTTCTGGTACCCATGCTAGGGAATCATCAAATGACTATG GAGAGAGTGATTCCGATGATCCAACTACCAATGACTCTGGTAACCTACATGGTTCAGCAGTGGAAAATAG CACTGAAAAAGCAGCTGAGGATAATGATTCCTTTGCTCCACGGAAT GATCAAGAAAAGACACCAGATGGCGCATGCTCTACTCTGTTTATTGCTAATCTGGGTCCCAACAGTACTGATGCGGAACTGAAGCAAGTTCTTTCTCA ATACCCGGGGTTCAACGGCCTTAAGGTTCGCACTCGAGGTGGAATGCCAGTTGCATTTGCTGATTTTGAG AAAGTTGAACAAGCAACCGAGGCAATGAATGCGATTCAAGGCAGCTCGTTACCTTCCTCGGACCGGGGTGGCATGCATATAGA ATATGCTAGGTCGAAAATGAGGAAGCCTTGA
- the LOC142532029 gene encoding polyadenylate-binding protein 2 isoform X1: MALPPPYEPYYLAPPPQEYGYVSKDRDGISTLFVSGLPEDVKAREIHNLFRRRPGFDYCQLKYTGRGNQAVAFATFVNHQSAMAALHSLNGVKFDPQTGSTLHIELARSNSTRKIKPGSGPYVVIDRRKTSGTHARESSNDYGESDSDDPTTNDSGNLHGSAVENRLYIRNAEMITEKAAEDNDSFAPRNDQEKTPDGACSTLFIANLGPNSTDAELKQVLSQYPGFNGLKVRTRGGMPVAFADFEKVEQATEAMNAIQGSSLPSSDRGGMHIEYARSKMRKP; this comes from the exons ATGGCACTTCCGCCGCCATATGAACCGTACTACTTGGCACCTCCTCCGCAGGAATATGGATATGTATCCAAGGACAGAGATGGAATCAGCACGCTTTTTGTCTCCGGTCTTCCCGAGGACGTGAAGGCCCGTGAGATTCACAATCTCTTCCGTCGACGTCCTGGGTTTGATTATTGCCAGCTCAAATACACTGGCCGCGGTAATCAG GCTGTGGCTTTTGCCACCTTTGTGAATCATCAATCAGCAATGGCAGCTTTGCATTCTCTAAAT GGTGTAAAATTTGATCCTCAAACTGGTTCAACTTTGCACATCGAATTGGCAAGATCAAATTCCACTAGAAAAATTAAACCAG GAAGTGGTCCATACGTGGTTATCGACAGAAGGAAAACTTCTGGTACCCATGCTAGGGAATCATCAAATGACTATG GAGAGAGTGATTCCGATGATCCAACTACCAATGACTCTGGTAACCTACATGGTTCAGCAGTGGAAAATAGGTTATACATACGTAACGCAGaaatgat CACTGAAAAAGCAGCTGAGGATAATGATTCCTTTGCTCCACGGAAT GATCAAGAAAAGACACCAGATGGCGCATGCTCTACTCTGTTTATTGCTAATCTGGGTCCCAACAGTACTGATGCGGAACTGAAGCAAGTTCTTTCTCA ATACCCGGGGTTCAACGGCCTTAAGGTTCGCACTCGAGGTGGAATGCCAGTTGCATTTGCTGATTTTGAG AAAGTTGAACAAGCAACCGAGGCAATGAATGCGATTCAAGGCAGCTCGTTACCTTCCTCGGACCGGGGTGGCATGCATATAGA ATATGCTAGGTCGAAAATGAGGAAGCCTTGA